The Opisthocomus hoazin isolate bOpiHoa1 chromosome 30, bOpiHoa1.hap1, whole genome shotgun sequence genome has a window encoding:
- the CTSS gene encoding cathepsin S: MKLLGSITFLAALAVALGQPDPALDWHWQLWKKTHGKQYRHEAEEGERRATWERNLRLVTLHNLERSLGLHSYELGMNRLGDMTSEEVAALLTGLNVARRPNRTSTSRRQPGSSVPDTMDWREQGCVTEVKNQGACGSCWAFSAVGALEAQVKLKTGKLVSLSTQNLVDCSTMYGNKGCSGGFMTGAFQYIIDNGGIDSEDSYPYMAQNGTCQYNASTRAATCSKYVELPYADEAAMKDAVANVGPVSVAIDATQPTFFLYRSGVYDDPRCTQEVNHAVLVIGYGTLGEKDYWLVKNSWGVSFGEEGYIRMARNHANHCGIASYASYPVI; this comes from the exons TGGCACTGGCAGCTCTGGAAGAAAACCCACGGCAAGCAATACCGGCACGAG GCGGAGGAAGGGGAGCGACGCGCGACGTGGGAGAGGAACCTGCGCCTGGTGACGCTGCACAACCTGGAGCGCTCGCTGGGGCTGCACTCCTACGAGCTGGGCATGAACCGCCTGGGAGACATG ACCAGCGAGGAGGTGGCGGCTTTGTTGACCGGGCTGAACGTTGCCCGTCGGCCAAACCGGACCTCCACGTCCCGCCGGCAGCCGGGCAGCAGCGTCCCGGACACCATggactggagggagcaggggtGCGTCACGGAGGTGAAGAACCAG GGGGCCTGTGGGTCGTGCTGGGCGTTCAGCGCCGTGGGAGCCCTCGAAGCCCAGGTGAAGCTGAAGACGGGGAAGCTGGTGTCCCTCAGCACCCAGAACCTCGTCGACTGCTCCACGATGTACGGGAACAAGGGCTGCAGCGGAGGTTTCATGACCGGAGCTTTCCAGTACATCATCGACAACGGAGGGATCGACTCGGAGGATTCCTACCCCTACATGGCTCAG AACGGGACGTGCCAATACAACGCTTCCACGCGAGCTGCCACTTGCTCCAAGTACGTGGAGCTCCCGTACGCCGACGAAGCCGCCATGAAAGATGCCGTAGCCAACGTCGGGCCGGTCTCTGTCGCCATCGACGCCACCCAGCCCACCTTCTTTCTGTACAGGTCAG GTGTGTACGACGACCCCCGGTGCACGCAGGAGGTGAACCACGCGGTGCTGGTGATCGGCTACGGCACGCTGGGCGAGAAGGACTACTGGCTTGTGAAAAACAG CTGGGGCGTGAGCTTCGGCGAAGAGGGCTACATCCGCATGGCGAGGAACCACGCGAACCACTGCGGGATCGCCAGCTACGCCTCCTACCCCGTCATCTAG